The following DNA comes from Micromonospora chokoriensis.
CGAACCGGCCACCTGCACCTGGGCGTCCAGCAGCCAACCGAGCGGACCCATCAGGCCACCCCGCCCGTGATCGGGGCCACCCCGGAACCGTCGGTGCCGGCCAGCCGGTCGCCGAGCAGCCGCTCGACGTACTTGGCCAGCACGTCGACCTCCAGGTTGACCGGGTCGCCGACGCCCTTCGCGCCGAGCGTGGTCAGCTTCAGCGTGGTCGGGATCAACCCGACGGCGAACTCGTCCGCGCCCACCCCGGCCACGGTCAGCGAGACACCGTCGATGGTGATCGAGCCCTTCTCCACCACGTACCGGGACAGGCCGGCGGGCAGCCGGAAGCGGACCGTCTCCCACTGCTCGGCCGGCTCCCGGGAGACCAGCTCGCCGACCCCGTCCACGTGGCCCTGCACCAGGTGCCCGCCGAGCCGACTGCCGAGCGCGGCGGCCCGCTCCAGGTTGACCGGGTCGCCGACGCTCAGCGC
Coding sequences within:
- a CDS encoding riboflavin synthase; translated protein: MFTGIIEELGEIVRVTATAGDSALIGVRGPLVTSDARHGDSIAVNGVCLTVVDVADGVFTADVMGETLRRSALGALSVGDPVNLERAAALGSRLGGHLVQGHVDGVGELVSREPAEQWETVRFRLPAGLSRYVVEKGSITIDGVSLTVAGVGADEFAVGLIPTTLKLTTLGAKGVGDPVNLEVDVLAKYVERLLGDRLAGTDGSGVAPITGGVA